The following are encoded together in the Candidatus Methylomirabilota bacterium genome:
- a CDS encoding ABC transporter ATP-binding protein, producing MTPILEVSGVTKSFGGVVANHNITLNVPEGSITGLIGPNGSGKTTLFNSIVGFHPIDSGSVTFEEKDISRLRVADVARLGLLRTFQQTRIYGKMSCMQNMEISVPHTHEGLRTMFSKYPPEVTERAEELLEFVGLYPKRHLRAGELSFGQQKLLELAMALMNGPKLLLLDEPTAGINPVLINSLIDRLKRINSEIGITLFVIEHNMRVIMDLAEHIYCLAHGQLLADGPPDEIRTDQRVINAYLGSQ from the coding sequence ATGACCCCGATCCTCGAAGTGAGCGGCGTGACCAAATCGTTTGGCGGCGTCGTCGCCAACCACAACATCACCTTGAATGTGCCCGAGGGGAGCATCACCGGCCTCATCGGCCCGAACGGCTCGGGCAAGACGACGCTATTCAACTCGATTGTCGGATTCCATCCCATCGACAGCGGCTCGGTCACGTTCGAGGAGAAGGACATTTCACGACTGCGGGTGGCTGACGTTGCACGCCTGGGCCTCTTGCGTACCTTTCAGCAGACCCGCATCTACGGCAAAATGAGTTGCATGCAAAACATGGAGATCAGCGTACCCCACACCCATGAAGGGCTGCGCACCATGTTTTCGAAATACCCGCCGGAAGTGACCGAGCGGGCGGAAGAGCTCCTCGAGTTCGTCGGCTTATACCCCAAACGCCACTTGCGCGCAGGCGAGCTCTCGTTCGGCCAGCAAAAGCTCCTGGAACTCGCCATGGCCCTGATGAACGGGCCGAAATTACTGCTGCTCGACGAGCCGACAGCGGGGATCAATCCGGTCCTGATCAATAGCTTGATTGATCGGCTCAAACGAATAAACTCCGAAATCGGAATCACGCTTTTCGTGATCGAGCACAACATGCGGGTGATCATGGATTTGGCCGAGCATATCTATTGCCTGGCCCATGGCCAGTTGCTGGCGGACGGCCCACCCGATGAGATTCGCACCGATCAGCGGGTCATTAACGCGTATCTGGGATCCCAGTGA
- a CDS encoding branched-chain amino acid ABC transporter permease: protein VALGLLIVVIVVFFPVGIMGWLRERWPEKFGERVDLEARTAPVSLGESQ from the coding sequence GTGGCCCTCGGGCTGCTCATCGTCGTCATCGTCGTCTTCTTCCCGGTCGGCATCATGGGCTGGCTGCGCGAGCGGTGGCCCGAGAAATTCGGCGAGAGGGTGGATCTCGAGGCCCGCACCGCGCCCGTATCTCTGGGGGAAAGCCAATGA
- a CDS encoding ABC transporter ATP-binding protein, translated as MAHESTSGNGRKASRLSEGDLETVPSVEDLAGEPGRVVKEGPTRERIAELAGKEPVLQIDGLVAGYAKMEILHGIDLQVGAGQSLCLIGPNGAGKSTVLHSIYGFTNIMGGTIKVKGTDITRLSPNEKLKNAGIAYILQDNSVFPDMTVEENLWMGGFLMDTTTHAKEAAEKVFEKYPQLAERRRLRAGVLSGGERRLLEIARALVMEPQILLVDEPSIGLEPRYIGMVFEVLDDLQHGQGKTIVMVEQNAKKGLEFADIGYVLVSGEIAMAGKGNDLLQDPEVGRLFLGG; from the coding sequence ATGGCGCACGAGAGCACATCCGGCAACGGCAGAAAAGCCAGCCGGTTGAGCGAAGGCGATCTCGAGACCGTCCCTTCCGTCGAGGACCTGGCTGGCGAGCCAGGTCGCGTCGTCAAAGAGGGGCCCACCCGGGAACGCATTGCTGAACTGGCCGGCAAGGAACCCGTGCTCCAGATCGACGGCCTGGTTGCCGGCTACGCCAAGATGGAAATCCTGCACGGCATCGACCTGCAAGTCGGAGCCGGTCAGTCACTGTGCCTCATCGGGCCCAACGGCGCCGGCAAGTCAACCGTGCTCCACTCGATCTACGGCTTTACCAACATCATGGGCGGGACCATCAAGGTCAAGGGAACGGACATCACAAGGCTCAGCCCCAACGAAAAGCTCAAAAACGCCGGCATCGCCTACATCCTGCAGGACAACTCCGTGTTTCCCGACATGACCGTCGAGGAAAACCTGTGGATGGGCGGCTTTCTGATGGACACAACTACCCATGCCAAGGAGGCGGCGGAAAAGGTGTTCGAGAAATATCCCCAGCTGGCCGAGCGCCGCCGCCTGCGGGCGGGCGTGCTCTCGGGCGGCGAGCGCCGGCTGCTTGAAATCGCCCGTGCCCTGGTCATGGAACCTCAGATCCTGCTCGTGGATGAGCCCTCGATCGGCCTCGAGCCTCGCTACATCGGCATGGTCTTCGAGGTCCTCGACGACCTGCAACACGGACAGGGGAAGACCATCGTGATGGTCGAGCAGAATGCCAAGAAGGGCCTGGAGTTCGCCGATATCGGCTATGTCCTAGTCTCGGGCGAGATCGCCATGGCCGGGAAAGGCAACGACCTGCTCCAAGATCCTGAGGTCGGCCGCCTCTTCCTCGGCGGTTGA
- a CDS encoding methyltransferase domain-containing protein, with the protein MKENHHDVVRKQFSKQAPRFGEPGHTLSSPVYLEWMVNHLDLESHCVVLDVAAGTGHLSRAIAPHVKQVVALDTTAEMLIEGRRQAEQDGIGNILFEQGLAEDLPYPNGTFDVVVSRFAIHHFEDPNLPIEEMARVCRPGGKVAVIDLVSPENEALAGTYNQLERMRDSSHTKAPSPSELKRLMQGAGLDIGHTIFREIEVNVDRWLELTETSPEIGRAIVEELAQELKGLKATGMRPFLRNKELMFLQTWVVVVSVKRGSIGMWS; encoded by the coding sequence ATGAAAGAGAATCACCACGACGTCGTCAGGAAACAATTTAGCAAGCAGGCTCCCCGCTTTGGAGAGCCGGGTCATACACTGTCGAGCCCGGTGTACCTTGAGTGGATGGTGAACCATCTCGACCTGGAATCTCACTGTGTCGTGCTGGATGTGGCAGCTGGCACCGGTCATCTCAGTCGTGCAATTGCCCCCCACGTGAAGCAGGTCGTCGCATTGGACACGACTGCCGAAATGCTCATCGAGGGGAGACGTCAAGCCGAACAAGACGGGATCGGAAACATTCTCTTCGAACAAGGACTTGCGGAGGACTTACCGTATCCAAACGGTACATTCGATGTGGTTGTCAGTCGCTTTGCGATTCACCACTTTGAGGATCCGAACCTTCCGATCGAAGAAATGGCGCGCGTCTGCCGCCCGGGCGGAAAAGTGGCTGTCATCGACCTGGTATCGCCGGAGAACGAAGCCTTGGCGGGAACATACAACCAATTGGAACGGATGCGCGATTCCTCGCATACGAAAGCCCCCTCGCCCAGCGAGCTAAAAAGACTCATGCAGGGTGCCGGGCTGGACATCGGCCATACAATCTTCCGGGAGATTGAAGTCAATGTTGATCGCTGGTTGGAATTGACAGAGACCTCACCCGAAATAGGGCGGGCGATTGTCGAAGAACTGGCGCAAGAGCTGAAAGGATTGAAAGCAACCGGCATGCGCCCGTTCCTCCGTAACAAGGAACTGATGTTCCTGCAGACCTGGGTCGTTGTGGTTAGCGTGAAACGAGGCTCGATTGGTATGTGGAGTTAA